The Aphis gossypii isolate Hap1 chromosome 3, ASM2018417v2, whole genome shotgun sequence genome includes a region encoding these proteins:
- the LOC114121425 gene encoding uncharacterized protein LOC114121425 isoform X3 — protein MGSEHDETNCSSSDNNVLLSSNFALSSSLSSIITRGSIENSFFTIIDPTITNTTEIEEIVNIWVKKFKENPRTGTIKLFAVIINCFDVDVCEDAFIQFNCVQIFARINKCFETLTKTGSLISPEKVKKSIDVQKSLELFTAIFHYHNNLFFENDANKSYFIFLRDILTKISQSDFIGPRLLATSFGLKIVTGLIQSNNVELIKNDLDIFYTEFLIKRWKDTICIIREQVLLELIIWINIDSINFINDFWMYIYWALGDQSTSVQNIALKISNDILNMHSNIPKVKMLIKKIISVLANLLLSSNDGVVISALNLYSILPSVDEEDYMNKVESIALELIFSEKSKIARVAAKHFMNQMVNSQPNVLEQLKVLIVILEGVPLQIKLIASSFFVDAIYDLCPVLTDFKLISQLLSLDNLEDTEKHNLLILLMYVVKWLITGVKPEQKIAFMGDQNDIIQLHINTVEKIEYTTYMVIHLINQFKECDIPTHAFSLWILLQFIDFKLLQGSKIISDILDQGSLFYHTWNIPTILEMISKCLHIMTSNLEGSDQSLCLKFIKDIAQENINILKAEIENPTKNTSNILSQKNALIKIWSLAKYNFIPEDLEPLKYLSYYVTNLNNNSPTNIIVSEFALSAFMEVFRRTILNVPTNIQNNVYFEQSENIVENTYITFLNAMLITSSKYDPQMINICETAFLIVDDLLRIRFNIDNTNYLLDDDQNIKLNEFIFSLCHNCEYNDDLNILRLVEIFIQLIQDGLIEINHLITLLQFVKKELIEYALGPVFNYFCKKETGDQLSDVINLYLVYMYENIISQKSNFKNYTLKDLTDVATIITRILCQCTDQIGKRLVSTNIHRHGIQYAMNDSLSNPYSEYPFKQFFWILVSMCDILIPYDAQRLSCRWFAIHHI, from the exons ATGGGTTCGGAACATGATGAAACTAATTGCTCTTCGAGTGACAACAATGTTTTGCTTTCATCCAATTTTGCACTGTCTTCTAGTT TGTCATCGATAATCACAAGAGGTTcaattgaaaatagtttttttaccataataGATCCTACCATTACTAATACTACAGAAATAGAA gaaaTAGTGAATATTtgggtaaaaaaatttaaagaaaatcctAGAACTGGTACAATTAAGTTATTTgctgttataattaattgcttTGATGTTGATGTTTGTGAAGAtgcatttattcaatttaattgtgTTCAAATCTTTGcaagaattaataaatgttttgaaacattg ACAAAGACTGGTTCATTGATTTCTCccgaaaaagtaaaaaaatcaatagatgTTCAAAAATCATTGGAACTTTTTACTgcaatttttcattatcataataacttattttttgaaaatgatgcGAATAAAAGCTATTTTATATTCCTGAGAGATATTCTTACTAAAATATCACAATCTGATTTTATTGGACCTAGACTTCTAGCTACAAGTTTTG gctTAAAAATAGTGACTGGTTTAATACAATCCAATAATGTAGAACTTATAAAGAACGatcttgatatattttatacagaatttttaataaaacgatgGAA GGatactatttgtattatacgaGAACAAGTATTATTAGAACTAATAATTTGGATTAATATTGATTCTATTAACTTTATCAATGATTTTTGGATGTATATTTATTGGGCATTAGGAGATCAAAGCACAAGTGTACAAAACATAGCTCTTAAg ATTtctaatgatatattaaatatgcacAGTAATATTCCAAAAGTGAagatgttgataaaaaaaataatttctgttCTAGCTAATCTACTTTTATCATCTAATGATGGAGTGGTAATTTcagcattaaatttatactccATATTGCCAag tGTAGACGAAGAAGATTACATGAATAAGGTTGAGTCAATAGCATTAGAGttaattttttctgaaaaatctaaaattgccCGAGTTGcagcaaaacattttatgaatcaaATGGTCAATTCACAACCAAATGTACTTGAACAATTGAAAGttctaatagttattttagaaGGTGTTCCTTTACAGATAAAATTGATTGCAAGCTCCTTTTTTGTCGATGCTATTTATGACCTATGCCCTGTACTGacagattttaaattgatatctcaattattaagtttagacAATCTTGAAGATACAGAAAAACACAATCTTTTGATTTTACTTATGTATGTTGTTAAATGGTTAATTACTGGTGTTAAACCAGAACAGAAAATTGCTTTTATGGGAGACCAAAATGAT attattcagttacatattaatacagttgaaaaaatagaatatactacttatatggtgatacatttaataaatcaatttaaagaatgtgatatacctacacatgCATTTTCACTATGGATTTTACTTCAGTTTatcgattttaaattacttcaaGGTAGTAAG ataatatctgATATATTAGATCAAGGatctttattttatcacaCTTGGAATATTCCTACTATTTTAGAGATGATTTCAAAATGCCTTCATATTATGACATCAAATCTAGAAGGTTCTGATCAAAGCctgtgtttgaaatttattaaagatataGCACaagagaatattaatattttaaaagctgAAATCGAAAATCctactaaaaat acatcaaatatattgagtcaaaaaaatgctttaattaaaatatggtctctagcaaaatataactttataccTGAAGATTTGGAAccgttgaaatatttatcttattatgtaacaaacctaaacaataattcaccaaccaatataattgtttct gaatTTGCCTTAAGTGCTTTTATGGAAGTATTCAGaagaacaatattaaatgtaccaacaaatattcaaaataatgtttattttgaacaatctgaaaatattgtggaaaatacatatattacttttttaaatgccATGTTAATTACATCAAGTAAATATGACCCTCAAATGATAAACATCTGTGAAACT gcatttttaattgttgatgATTTATTACGAATTAGATTTAACATagacaatacaaattatttacttgatgatgatcaaaatataaaattaaatgagtttattttttctttatgtcATAACTgtg aatacaatgatgatttaaatattttaagacttgtagaaatatttatacaacttatACAGGATGGTCTTAtcgaaataaatcatttaattacactattacaatttgtaaaaaag GAATTGATTGAATATGCACTTGGAccagtttttaattacttttgcaAAAAAGAAACAGGAGATCAACTAAGcgatgtaattaatttatacttggtatatatgtatgaaaatattatttctcagAAATCaaacttcaaaaattatacactaaaAGATTTA actGATGTGGCTACTATAATAACACGCATCTTATGTCAATGTACGGATCAGATAGGAAAACGATTGGTATCAACAAATATTCATCGACATGGTATCCAATATGCGATGAATGATTCACTAAGTAATCCTTACAGTGAATAtccatttaaacaatttttttggatTCTGGTATCTATGTGTGATATATTAATCCCATACGATGCTCAACGTTT gTCCTGCAGATGGTTTGCAATTCATCATATATAA